A single genomic interval of Tsukamurella paurometabola harbors:
- a CDS encoding Mrp/NBP35 family ATP-binding protein: MSAVTEDAIRSALATVNDPEIGKPITDLGMVKSVAVQADSSVDVEVYLTTSACPMRTQIVDRVQTAVADVPGTGAVRVELDVMNDEQRAELRKKVRGDKAEPVIPFAQPGSLTRVYAVASGKGGVGKSSVTVNLAASLAARGLSVGVLDADIYGHSVPRMMGTDARPTQVDSMIMPPQAHGVKVISVAMFTTGNTPVVWRGPMLHRALQQFLADVFWGDLDVLLLDLPPGTGDVAISIAQLIPGAEILVVTTPQTAAAEVAERAGAIALQTRQRVAGVIENMSGLTLPDGTVMDVFGSGGGEQVAARLSRAVGADVPLLGQIPLDPQLREAGDAGTPVVLSAPDSPTGAALRAIADKLAVRKRGLAGMSLGIDTTRHL; the protein is encoded by the coding sequence CCCCGAGATCGGCAAGCCGATCACCGATCTGGGGATGGTGAAGTCGGTCGCGGTGCAGGCCGATTCGTCGGTCGACGTCGAGGTGTACCTCACCACCTCCGCGTGCCCCATGCGCACCCAGATCGTGGACCGCGTGCAGACGGCCGTCGCGGACGTGCCCGGCACCGGCGCCGTGCGCGTCGAGCTGGACGTGATGAACGACGAGCAGCGCGCGGAGCTGCGGAAGAAGGTCCGCGGCGACAAGGCCGAGCCGGTCATCCCGTTCGCCCAGCCGGGGTCGCTGACCCGCGTGTACGCGGTCGCGTCGGGCAAGGGCGGCGTGGGCAAGAGCTCCGTGACGGTGAACCTCGCGGCCTCGCTCGCGGCGCGCGGGCTGTCCGTGGGCGTGCTCGACGCCGACATCTACGGCCACTCCGTGCCGCGCATGATGGGCACCGACGCGCGGCCCACGCAGGTCGACTCGATGATCATGCCGCCGCAGGCGCACGGCGTGAAGGTGATCTCGGTGGCGATGTTCACCACGGGCAACACCCCCGTCGTGTGGCGCGGCCCGATGCTGCACCGCGCCCTGCAGCAGTTCCTCGCCGACGTCTTCTGGGGCGACCTCGACGTGCTGCTCCTCGACCTGCCGCCCGGCACCGGCGACGTCGCGATCTCCATCGCGCAGCTCATCCCCGGCGCCGAGATCCTGGTGGTCACGACCCCGCAGACCGCGGCCGCCGAGGTCGCCGAGCGGGCCGGTGCCATCGCCCTGCAGACCCGCCAGCGCGTGGCCGGCGTGATCGAGAACATGTCCGGCCTGACGCTGCCCGACGGCACGGTGATGGACGTCTTCGGCTCCGGCGGCGGCGAGCAGGTCGCGGCGCGCCTGAGCCGCGCGGTGGGCGCCGACGTCCCGCTGCTCGGCCAGATCCCCCTGGACCCGCAGCTGCGCGAGGCCGGCGACGCCGGCACCCCGGTGGTGCTCTCCGCGCCGGATTCCCCCACCGGCGCCGCCCTGCGCGCCATCGCCGACAAGCTCGCCGTCCGCAAGCGCGGCCTGGCCGGCATGTCGCTCGGCATCGACACCACCCGCCACCTCTAG